The Xiphophorus hellerii strain 12219 chromosome 7, Xiphophorus_hellerii-4.1, whole genome shotgun sequence nucleotide sequence ATGCAAACTGTAGATGTTGATATTTGTGTTGGGGACAACCCCCTCCAAAAAACACATGCAACACTAACCCACAATCAAAACATGTATATAGAAAACAGCCATCTTCCCACATCTACCTCCTGGCGTGGactctgttaaagttttaaatcgAAGGAATCCAAGTAAATAAGATAAAGTCCAGACTGTGGTGTGAAGAAAGATTCTAATCTAAGGGACTCGCACAGGAAGGCACCTAAAGTATTGTAAAGAAACTGgaaggggcgtgccgtggtggcggaggggttcgCGCGACCCGCATTCAGGCAAAaacgtagcctcgacgcggctgtcgcgggttcgactcccggacccgacgacgtttaccgcatgtctccCCCCCTCtacttccccctttcctgtcagcctactttgaaaaaagggacactagagcccacaaaaaaaaagaccccttgtggggcggtaaaaaaaaaagaaaaaaagaaaagaaactggcAGTAGTTCTCAAAAATAAGGTATATTAGGGAGAGTGACCAACTGCAGCTTATTAGCATTAAAGGTACAGAGACCTAAAACAGGTCATcatgaaaggagctcaaaataggcaaaaCTGAGCAGTTGAAATTTCATTGTCTATAATTGTGTGCAATAAATATAAAGGCCGTGTTCATTTAGGCCTAACTTGATTAAAAGGAAGCACACTAGgtaacctttaaaaaaaacctttgcttCGTCTTTTGCCTCCACTTACGTCCAACGTAGCCTAGCTATAGCCTTCCTGAGTTATTCTGTTCTCTTAAGATCACAGGTCAACTCAGACATACTACTGCAAACCACATTCATATCATCACATTTCAACTGTGATTATATGATGCAAGTTTAATGGTAGTTAGACAAAAGTAGAAGAAAACCCACGTACCGAATAACCTGGGCACAAACTGTTTAACAGAATTCACTATGAATATGCCGACCGTAGTTACTATTTGCGGAGTAGTGATAACTTTAAGAAAACTTTTAGCCTCCAAGGATGAACTTGGTAAGCTGCAGCAATATTTTTGAGCTAATGAGTCCCATGGAGAATAACGTGAATATAATAAAAACCTCTGTGCACCAAGACCAACTGCTTTGCATATTTTGAGAGCAAACAGACGACAAACACACTTTCAAATTCCTTTCgatttttaaaagtgaaaccatTGCCATTTTCTGTTCATGATGTTATTATGTTTGTGTACAGCATATTTATGGATGGTGAAGTTAATGAAACGTATTTAACTCTAGACGGACATGTAGAGTTGCATAAATACAGGTATCTGTATTTTGTTGTCACACTGactgtgtatatttttattgttattgctaACCTGACCATTGTGTATGTTATATGGACGCATGAAAACCTCCATGAGCCCATGTACGTTTTCATCGCCGCTTTGCTTCTGAACTCTGTTGTTTTCAGCACTAACATCTATCCCAAACTGCTGTCAGATTTTCTATCAGAGAAACAGATTATATCATATTCAGCTtgttatttgcagttttttctcTACTATTGTTTGGGTGCTTCAGAGTTTTCACTGCTGGCAGCAATGGCCTACGATCGTTACGTGTCGATATGTAAACCTTTACAATATGCAACAATAATGGGGAGAAACACGGTTAGTATTTACTTGAGTTTGGCTTGGCTGGTGCCTGCTTGTCTGATTGCAGTTATGGTAATACTGAATGTGAATGTAAAGCTctgtaaatataatataaatggaattttatgtaataattcAATCTACGGTCTCCACTGTGTAGACTCGAAGGTGCAAACTGTGTTTGGTGCTGTTGTGCTGGTCTTGACTCTGTTGTTTCCTCTGCTTTTCATCGTTTTTACTTACAGCAGAATATTTATCATATCCTATCGTAGCTCTAAAGAAGTCAGAAAGAAAGCTGCTCAGACCTGCTCGCCCCACTTGCTGGTGCTGATCAGTTTCTCCTGTTTGTGTGCGTTTGATGTCATCATAGCTCGACTGGGATCCAACCTTACAAACTTAATCCGTTTAATAATGACTTTACAGGCAGTTTTGTATCATCCTCTATTTAATCCAATCATATATGGTTTAAAAATGAAGGAGATATCAAAACAATTGAAAAGGTTGTTTTCTAAAGCTAAAGTTATACACTTCTAAAGTTTATCATTATACCAACGTGAGATTGTTTGACACTTTCTTATACATTTGTATTGTTATGTGAAATAAGTAAATGTGCTATGATTTACAAAACCCTTTTTATGAAAAGCAATCTTGTCTAACTAATGTAAGTTTTCTGGTTCAAGTTTGCATAGCTTCTTTCTTAAGTTTGTCGTGTCGGAAAAAAACTAAGTTTGAAATACgcaaaaagtataaaaaacattaacagaaataaacatctgaTCCAGAATAAGTCAGTTATAGCTGGCCTCATGTATAACGTAAATGTGACTGGCACAAGAGAAAGAACTGTACAGTGTCTTAAAATAATTGACTTTTGAATTAAAGCCATTTTTCCCCATTAAAAACCTCTGACTACGTTGTTTTTATGTCAATGGTGTATTCCTGCTCAAGCATGAGTATAAATTTAATTCCAATTGATACTTGCTTACTGGCTCAATAAAGCTATACTGATAAAGTCTACATGTTACAGGTTAACTGTG carries:
- the LOC116723696 gene encoding olfactory receptor 11A1-like encodes the protein MFVYSIFMDGEVNETYLTLDGHVELHKYRYLYFVVTLTVYIFIVIANLTIVYVIWTHENLHEPMYVFIAALLLNSVVFSTNIYPKLLSDFLSEKQIISYSACYLQFFLYYCLGASEFSLLAAMAYDRYVSICKPLQYATIMGRNTVSIYLSLAWLVPACLIAVMVILNVNVKLCKYNINGILCNNSIYGLHCVDSKVQTVFGAVVLVLTLLFPLLFIVFTYSRIFIISYRSSKEVRKKAAQTCSPHLLVLISFSCLCAFDVIIARLGSNLTNLIRLIMTLQAVLYHPLFNPIIYGLKMKEISKQLKRLFSKAKVIHF